In the Ruminococcus sp. OA3 genome, one interval contains:
- a CDS encoding ATP-binding cassette domain-containing protein — protein MPVMEIKNLTKDYGHGRGVFDVSFDVEKGEVFGFLGPNGAGKTTTIRHIMGFSRPQQGYTYVNQRDSWSNYYINQKELGYLPGEIALPESLTGTQFIKMMAELRCITDSTHTDYLIGKFKLDPSGGLKRMSLGMKRKLAIVTAFMHDPDILVLDEPTSGLDPVMQEVFIDFIREEKARGKTILLSSHIFSEVDATCDRIAIIKDGKIVSTVVADDLRHSESKTFKLEFLTKDEFERFRQEVEYPGKLEVVSVKRHRNQAKIQVNDQDINHYFGTISEYQLKFMSEIKFTLEDYFMAFYDRNPQQEGGQNYAAH, from the coding sequence ATGCCGGTGATGGAAATTAAAAACTTGACAAAAGATTATGGTCATGGCCGAGGGGTATTTGACGTTTCTTTTGACGTTGAAAAGGGAGAGGTCTTTGGATTTCTTGGGCCAAACGGCGCGGGAAAAACAACTACCATCCGTCACATTATGGGCTTTTCACGCCCGCAGCAAGGATACACCTATGTGAACCAAAGAGACAGCTGGAGCAATTATTACATCAATCAAAAAGAATTGGGGTATCTGCCAGGAGAGATTGCCCTGCCGGAGTCGCTTACGGGCACACAGTTCATCAAAATGATGGCAGAATTGCGGTGTATTACAGATAGTACGCACACCGATTACCTAATCGGAAAATTCAAGTTAGACCCCTCCGGGGGATTAAAGCGTATGTCTCTTGGCATGAAAAGAAAACTTGCCATTGTAACAGCTTTTATGCATGACCCGGATATCCTTGTTCTGGACGAACCAACCTCAGGACTTGACCCTGTGATGCAGGAGGTTTTTATCGACTTTATCCGGGAGGAAAAGGCGCGGGGCAAAACCATATTGCTTTCCAGTCATATTTTTTCGGAGGTGGACGCCACCTGCGACCGGATTGCCATTATTAAGGACGGAAAAATTGTTTCCACCGTGGTGGCGGACGATTTGCGGCACAGCGAAAGCAAAACCTTTAAGCTGGAATTCCTTACAAAGGACGAATTCGAGCGGTTCCGCCAGGAGGTGGAGTACCCCGGAAAGCTGGAGGTGGTCTCCGTAAAACGGCACCGAAACCAGGCGAAAATTCAGGTAAACGATCAGGACATCAACCATTATTTTGGCACCATATCCGAATATCAATTAAAATTTATGTCGGAAATCAAATTCACCCTTGAAGACTATTTTATGGCCTTTTACGACCGCAACCCACAGCAGGAAGGAGGGCAAAATTATGCCGCTCATTGA
- a CDS encoding ATP-binding cassette domain-containing protein — protein sequence MPLIEIKSLTKDYGNGRGIFDLDLSIEQGEVFGFVGTNGAGKSTTIRHLMGFLKPEKGYACIEGLNCWEQSAEIKKRVGYIPGEIAFPDAPTGTEFLKRQAELLGLSDLSYAKNIIQKLQLDEAANLKRMSKGMKQKTAIVSAFMADPEILILDEPTTGLDPLMRAEFVDILNEQKKKGKTIFISSHMYEELEDTCDKVALIKDGKIIDVKSTMEIRHSQDKIYKVEFYSGRDYERFLSERFELNEKRDTQNQVLVKVNDTQINAFTNVLKDYSVKFISEIKFTLEDYFKSLM from the coding sequence ATGCCGCTCATTGAAATAAAAAGCCTGACGAAAGATTATGGCAACGGCCGGGGAATTTTTGATCTTGACCTTTCCATTGAACAAGGCGAGGTTTTTGGCTTTGTCGGTACCAACGGTGCGGGAAAATCCACGACCATACGCCATCTGATGGGTTTTTTAAAACCGGAAAAAGGGTATGCCTGCATCGAAGGTTTGAATTGCTGGGAACAGTCCGCTGAAATCAAAAAGCGGGTCGGATATATCCCCGGCGAAATTGCTTTCCCGGACGCGCCGACCGGTACGGAGTTTTTAAAACGCCAAGCGGAATTATTAGGCCTTTCCGATCTGTCCTATGCAAAAAACATCATTCAAAAATTACAGCTCGACGAGGCAGCAAATTTAAAACGAATGTCAAAGGGAATGAAACAAAAAACAGCAATTGTCTCCGCATTCATGGCTGATCCGGAAATTCTTATTCTCGATGAACCGACTACGGGGCTGGACCCATTAATGCGCGCGGAGTTTGTCGATATTTTAAATGAACAAAAGAAAAAAGGGAAAACGATCTTTATATCCTCCCACATGTACGAGGAGCTTGAAGATACCTGCGACAAGGTGGCGCTGATTAAGGACGGCAAAATCATCGACGTAAAATCCACCATGGAGATTCGGCACAGTCAAGATAAGATATATAAAGTAGAGTTTTATTCGGGGCGCGATTATGAGCGCTTTTTATCGGAACGTTTTGAACTTAATGAAAAGCGGGATACGCAAAATCAGGTGCTGGTAAAGGTGAACGATACACAGATCAATGCTTTTACAAATGTTCTCAAGGATTATTCTGTCAAATTCATATCGGAAATTAAATTCACTCTTGAAGATTACTTTAAGAGCCTGATGTAG
- a CDS encoding TnpV protein, with the protein MFYTELLTSCKLNSYLAEIDEQASEMLSRLVRQIAERESVTETLKVENQMIWVGQMNNIRSSVTEIVNTELINNSFCLTFTISKEVDCC; encoded by the coding sequence TTGTTTTACACGGAATTGCTCACAAGTTGTAAGTTGAACAGCTACCTCGCTGAAATCGATGAACAAGCAAGCGAGATGCTTTCTCGGCTGGTAAGGCAGATTGCGGAACGAGAGAGTGTTACCGAAACACTTAAGGTGGAAAACCAAATGATATGGGTAGGTCAAATGAACAATATTCGCAGCAGCGTAACAGAAATAGTAAACACAGAGCTAATTAATAATTCTTTTTGTCTTACCTTTACAATATCGAAAGAAGTCGATTGCTGTTAA
- a CDS encoding TetR/AcrR family transcriptional regulator, with protein MNKQPDVTEKTRSTFINVFCSLYQQKPIEKISIQEITKMAGYNRSTFYQYFTDIYDLLEYIENDVLEYMRNSEPKNLNDSQLNHMFIQNIASLYEKKGAYLSALLGDYGSVRFGEKLKNEMVKKMKNINLILNEDLYMPYVVECSLSMIVAAFRHWQRSGKNITSDDLARFISSVLSEGTITYAKRYLQELNKQ; from the coding sequence ATGAATAAGCAGCCGGATGTGACAGAAAAAACAAGGTCAACGTTTATCAATGTGTTTTGCAGTCTCTATCAACAAAAACCGATTGAAAAAATCTCCATACAGGAGATAACGAAAATGGCAGGATACAACCGCAGCACTTTTTACCAATATTTTACAGATATCTATGATTTGCTGGAGTATATCGAAAACGATGTGTTGGAATATATGCGGAACAGTGAGCCGAAAAATTTAAACGACAGCCAATTAAACCACATGTTTATACAAAACATCGCCAGCTTATATGAAAAAAAGGGCGCTTATCTAAGCGCCCTTTTGGGGGATTACGGAAGTGTTCGCTTTGGTGAAAAGCTTAAAAACGAGATGGTCAAAAAGATGAAGAACATAAACTTAATTCTGAATGAGGATCTATACATGCCTTACGTTGTGGAATGCAGCTTATCGATGATCGTTGCAGCCTTTCGCCACTGGCAGCGCAGCGGCAAAAACATAACTTCAGATGATTTAGCCAGGTTTATAAGCAGTGTTCTTTCGGAAGGCACAATCACCTATGCAAAACGCTATTTGCAGGAACTAAATAAGCAATAA